From a single Paenibacillus sp. FSL W8-0426 genomic region:
- a CDS encoding TIM barrel protein, which yields MNGTDKGEYSFSTCWNIKRHTSGADMVQEIADLGFRRVELNYNVTKDMLATIEPMIERGEIGISSVHNTFPHVPDPDYGTDSVLLGFEDEEKRKRAIELLVGSAEYAHRYGAEAVVVHPGEVPFEPDISKELSRLYHDEGKDSLAYRSKWEELMERREALAAGYVQKIIASLDEVCNKAISKGIKVRFGIETRSRPQQIPTLAEAKTIIQALRGAPVGIWYDSGHAIMMDRLGLYDSVGEMDGLMDDIVGVHIHETLGLSDHWCPYVHSKDMNFYDAYLPMIRRAQVKVYELKAACKPEEIHESHALLMSKLAEAAYS from the coding sequence ATGAACGGGACGGACAAGGGCGAGTATTCGTTCTCGACCTGCTGGAATATCAAGCGTCATACGTCCGGAGCCGATATGGTGCAGGAAATCGCCGATCTGGGATTCCGCCGGGTGGAGCTGAACTATAATGTGACGAAAGATATGCTCGCAACCATTGAGCCGATGATTGAACGTGGGGAGATCGGCATATCCAGCGTGCATAACACGTTCCCCCACGTACCGGATCCCGATTACGGCACGGATTCCGTGCTGCTCGGATTTGAGGATGAGGAAAAAAGGAAAAGGGCGATCGAGCTGCTCGTCGGGTCGGCCGAATATGCCCATCGTTATGGTGCGGAAGCCGTCGTGGTACACCCGGGGGAAGTGCCGTTCGAGCCGGACATCAGCAAAGAACTGTCCCGATTGTACCACGATGAAGGTAAAGATTCCCTGGCCTATCGAAGCAAATGGGAAGAATTGATGGAGCGGCGCGAGGCGCTTGCTGCAGGCTACGTGCAAAAGATTATCGCCAGTCTCGATGAGGTCTGCAACAAGGCGATATCCAAGGGCATAAAGGTTCGATTCGGCATCGAGACCCGTTCCAGGCCACAGCAGATCCCCACTCTTGCAGAAGCGAAAACGATTATTCAGGCGCTCCGCGGCGCCCCTGTCGGCATCTGGTATGATTCGGGCCATGCCATCATGATGGATCGCCTCGGCCTGTATGACAGCGTAGGGGAGATGGATGGATTGATGGATGATATCGTAGGAGTCCACATCCACGAGACGCTGGGCCTTTCCGACCACTGGTGCCCGTATGTGCACAGCAAGGACATGAACTTTTACGACGCATACTTGCCGATGATCCGGCGAGCGCAGGTCAAGGTATACGAGCTGAAAGCCGCCTGTAAGCCCGAAGAAATCCATGAAAGTCACGCGTTGTTAATGTCCAAATTGGCGGAAGCGGCGTATTCATAA
- a CDS encoding ABC transporter permease subunit, with product MTTSYFKRYWQLYALLSLPLLYFLIFRYGPMYGVQIAFKDFNLFQGINGSEWIGFDAFREVFAMRDFYTTLRNTFMLNFLDLVVSFPAPIILAIMLYEIRFKWFKKVSQTILYIPHFISWVIIGGIVYQLFGNQSGMVNGVLESMGLNTIPFLTEKNPWLVTYLFTGVWQSAGWGTILYLAALTGVNKELFEAAEVDGASRLRKIWHITLPGIRTTIVTLLILNLGKMVSIGFDRPYIIGNTAVREYSDVLSTFVYRVGLESGQYTIATVVGLFQAVVGLVFVLGSNYISKKVTGDGIL from the coding sequence TTGACCACATCATACTTTAAACGGTATTGGCAATTGTATGCACTGCTTTCGCTGCCCTTGCTCTATTTCCTCATTTTCCGTTATGGCCCGATGTACGGCGTGCAAATCGCCTTCAAAGATTTCAACCTGTTCCAGGGCATTAACGGCAGCGAATGGATCGGTTTTGATGCCTTCCGCGAAGTGTTTGCCATGAGGGATTTCTATACGACTCTTCGCAACACGTTTATGTTGAATTTTCTGGATCTGGTTGTCTCGTTTCCGGCACCGATTATTCTGGCCATCATGCTGTATGAAATCCGCTTCAAATGGTTCAAGAAAGTATCGCAAACGATTCTGTATATTCCGCATTTCATCTCCTGGGTCATTATCGGGGGGATCGTGTACCAATTGTTCGGCAATCAGTCCGGTATGGTAAACGGCGTGCTGGAAAGCATGGGACTGAACACCATTCCGTTCCTGACCGAAAAAAATCCATGGCTTGTCACTTATCTCTTCACTGGCGTGTGGCAAAGCGCGGGTTGGGGCACGATTCTTTATCTGGCTGCGCTTACCGGCGTGAATAAAGAATTGTTCGAGGCAGCCGAAGTCGATGGCGCTTCGCGTCTGAGAAAAATATGGCACATTACGCTGCCGGGAATCCGCACCACCATTGTCACGCTGCTCATCCTCAATTTGGGGAAAATGGTCAGCATCGGCTTTGACCGCCCCTACATCATCGGGAACACGGCCGTACGCGAGTACTCGGATGTTCTCAGTACCTTCGTATACCGGGTTGGTCTAGAATCGGGCCAATATACCATTGCGACCGTCGTTGGCTTATTTCAGGCCGTGGTCGGGCTTGTGTTCGTGCTTGGTTCCAACTACATTTCGAAAAAAGTGACCGGAGACGGCATTCTATAG
- a CDS encoding carbohydrate ABC transporter permease, whose translation MSERTSNRIFDIVNISFVALFVLFCLAPFLHTIAISLSSNRAITSGEVTIFPKEFNWDAYVKVFSDHSMLYSLGYTIILTIVTTVLCMVFTIAAAYPLTKKKLKGRKLFMYVIIITMFFSGGIIPEYLLIRDLHLLNSAWSLILPGLVSPFNLIIMISFFYSIPESLEESAEIDGSSHLHTLLKIVLPLSMPVMATLALFYAVGRWNGFQDSLMYINDPQLYPLQLKLFQMVQNNMVSELTQMEGANRTALTPESLKAATVIFATVPILLVYPWLQKYFVSGAMLGAVKG comes from the coding sequence ATGAGTGAACGCACCTCAAACCGGATTTTCGATATCGTTAATATCTCATTTGTTGCTTTGTTTGTGCTGTTCTGCCTGGCACCGTTCTTGCACACGATCGCAATCTCGCTTAGCTCCAACCGCGCGATTACGTCCGGGGAAGTAACCATTTTCCCTAAAGAGTTCAATTGGGATGCCTATGTCAAAGTGTTCTCCGATCATTCGATGCTCTATTCGCTTGGGTACACGATCATTCTGACTATCGTGACTACGGTGCTGTGCATGGTCTTCACGATTGCTGCTGCGTATCCCCTCACCAAGAAAAAACTGAAGGGGCGCAAGCTGTTCATGTACGTCATCATTATCACGATGTTTTTCAGCGGCGGCATCATTCCCGAATACCTGCTGATTCGCGATCTGCACCTGTTGAACTCGGCATGGTCGCTAATTCTCCCGGGCTTGGTCAGCCCGTTTAACTTGATCATTATGATTTCTTTCTTCTACAGCATTCCGGAGTCGCTCGAAGAATCGGCCGAAATCGACGGCAGTTCGCATCTGCATACGTTGTTGAAAATTGTATTGCCTTTATCGATGCCGGTGATGGCGACCCTTGCTCTCTTCTATGCGGTCGGACGCTGGAACGGATTCCAGGATTCCTTGATGTATATCAACGACCCGCAGCTGTACCCGCTTCAACTGAAGCTGTTCCAGATGGTGCAAAACAACATGGTGAGCGAGCTGACGCAAATGGAAGGGGCCAACCGCACGGCGCTGACGCCGGAGAGCCTCAAGGCGGCTACGGTGATCTTCGCTACGGTGCCCATCCTGCTCGTTTATCCTTGGCTGCAAAAGTACTTCGTCAGCGGTGCGATGCTTGGGGCCGTTAAAGGCTAA
- a CDS encoding extracellular solute-binding protein — translation MTGRAPKGSLKKWVGMALTMVMAVSLLAGCSSSSEQGTADNGSSGDRVTLKVEIFDRGNSPAPQTITSNYLQKLVQERFGDPNNIDVQFVPIQRSEEVTKLNVLMASNTDVPDIVFVYDSSVFYRYAQQGGLTDVGELLDQYGPNLKKFLGEDTLKFGQVEGQQFAIPGKRAITGRYSSYIRQDWLDKLGLPVPKTTDELYTTLKAFKEKDPGQLGSKNIPMGMALAPAQFETLIYSFIKPVSGDLTYGQRYELPLHDGFKDAMQFLNKLYNEGLISKDFSLDEDKAQLAKDIQNGNTGYWSEDVDAMFYADGTIDNLKKNVPDSKVLPVDVYTNPNADNKHIKSRYGTNGMYIMIPKSSKRAVEAVKYLDWMASDNNLRDIYSGVEGENYELVDGIPVVKEDASQEARDRLFNAGDMAIISNGKNIGDQATNEKAWIMGFPERNQGLLRQSIDIANTDTVGPIIFDKPIQAEMKYSTALKDKLNVIIVKTAMAKPSEFEAVYEQEMNDYMSLGGADLKKELEEALQGTAAK, via the coding sequence ATGACAGGAAGAGCACCCAAGGGGAGTCTAAAGAAATGGGTTGGGATGGCGCTTACGATGGTTATGGCCGTATCCCTGCTTGCAGGCTGTTCGTCTTCATCGGAACAAGGCACAGCAGATAACGGCTCGTCGGGCGATCGCGTAACATTAAAGGTCGAGATTTTTGATCGCGGAAACAGCCCTGCTCCGCAAACGATTACCAGCAACTACTTGCAAAAGCTGGTGCAGGAACGTTTTGGGGATCCGAATAACATTGACGTACAGTTCGTGCCGATCCAACGTTCCGAAGAAGTAACGAAGCTCAACGTGCTGATGGCCAGCAACACCGATGTTCCTGATATCGTATTTGTGTATGACTCCAGCGTGTTTTACCGTTATGCCCAGCAGGGCGGTCTGACTGACGTCGGCGAGCTGCTGGACCAGTATGGACCGAATCTTAAAAAATTCCTCGGCGAAGATACATTGAAGTTCGGCCAGGTGGAGGGCCAGCAATTCGCGATCCCGGGCAAACGCGCCATTACGGGCCGCTACAGTTCCTACATCCGTCAAGACTGGCTGGATAAACTGGGCTTGCCTGTACCGAAGACAACCGATGAGCTTTATACCACGTTGAAAGCGTTTAAAGAGAAAGATCCGGGACAGCTCGGAAGCAAAAACATTCCGATGGGCATGGCGCTGGCACCGGCTCAATTCGAAACGTTAATCTATTCTTTCATTAAACCGGTGAGCGGAGACCTGACTTACGGACAGCGTTACGAGCTGCCGCTTCATGACGGATTCAAGGATGCGATGCAGTTCCTGAACAAGCTGTACAACGAGGGACTGATCAGCAAGGATTTCAGTTTGGACGAGGACAAGGCCCAGTTGGCCAAAGATATCCAAAACGGAAATACGGGGTACTGGTCCGAAGACGTCGACGCGATGTTTTATGCCGACGGTACCATCGACAACTTGAAGAAGAACGTGCCTGATAGCAAAGTGCTGCCGGTAGACGTATATACGAACCCCAATGCGGACAATAAGCATATCAAATCACGGTACGGAACGAACGGGATGTACATCATGATTCCGAAGAGCAGCAAACGTGCCGTAGAGGCCGTCAAATACTTGGATTGGATGGCGTCCGACAATAACTTGAGAGACATCTACAGCGGCGTTGAAGGCGAGAACTATGAGCTGGTTGACGGAATTCCGGTCGTTAAAGAAGACGCTTCTCAAGAAGCCAGGGATCGCCTGTTCAACGCGGGAGACATGGCAATCATCTCGAACGGTAAAAACATCGGCGACCAGGCTACCAACGAAAAGGCATGGATCATGGGCTTCCCTGAACGAAATCAGGGATTGTTGAGACAGTCCATCGACATCGCCAATACCGATACCGTGGGTCCGATCATCTTTGACAAGCCGATTCAGGCCGAGATGAAATACAGCACCGCACTGAAAGATAAGCTCAACGTCATTATCGTCAAAACGGCAATGGCCAAACCATCTGAATTCGAAGCGGTATACGAGCAGGAAATGAATGATTACATGTCCTTGGGCGGCGCGGATTTGAAGAAGGAGCTTGAGGAGGCATTACAGGGAACTGCAGCTAAATAA